The following coding sequences are from one Streptomyces sp. V3I7 window:
- a CDS encoding SAM-dependent methyltransferase: protein MTAGGSADGNRTDGPARVWRGWRAATETALYGPGGFYRRAEGPAAHFRTSVHASPLFARAVALLLCRVDEALGRPATLDFVDMGAGRGELVAGVLAALPADVAARARGYAVEVAERPAGLDPRVTWLSELPQGITGLLFANEWLDNVPVEVAEVDAEGVARLVLVDEDGGERLGEPVAGAEADWLARWWPLPPEEGLRAEIGLPRDAAWASAVSRIERGLAVAVDYAHTADTRPPFGTLSGFREGRETLPVPDGSCDITAHVALDACAAPGLPGARLLTQREALRALDVVSGRPPLTLASANPAAYVRALASAGEAAELTAPGGLGDFGWLLQPVGVPDALALL, encoded by the coding sequence ATGACGGCAGGCGGGTCGGCGGACGGAAACCGGACCGACGGTCCCGCGCGCGTGTGGCGCGGCTGGCGGGCGGCCACCGAGACCGCCCTGTACGGTCCGGGCGGCTTCTACCGGCGCGCCGAGGGACCTGCGGCCCACTTCCGTACGTCCGTCCACGCGTCGCCGCTGTTCGCCCGGGCCGTGGCCCTGCTGCTGTGCCGGGTCGACGAGGCCCTCGGGCGGCCCGCGACGCTGGACTTCGTCGACATGGGCGCCGGGCGCGGCGAACTGGTCGCCGGTGTGCTCGCCGCGCTGCCCGCCGACGTGGCCGCCCGCGCGCGCGGGTACGCCGTCGAGGTCGCCGAACGCCCCGCGGGCCTCGACCCCCGCGTGACGTGGCTGAGCGAGCTGCCCCAGGGGATCACCGGGCTGTTGTTCGCCAACGAGTGGCTGGACAACGTACCGGTGGAGGTCGCCGAGGTCGACGCCGAGGGCGTGGCACGTCTGGTCCTCGTCGACGAGGACGGGGGCGAACGCCTCGGGGAGCCCGTCGCGGGAGCAGAGGCGGACTGGCTCGCGCGGTGGTGGCCGCTGCCGCCCGAGGAGGGGCTGCGCGCCGAGATCGGGCTGCCGAGGGACGCCGCGTGGGCGTCCGCGGTCTCCCGGATCGAGCGGGGGCTGGCGGTGGCCGTGGACTACGCGCACACGGCGGACACGCGCCCGCCGTTCGGGACGCTGAGCGGCTTCCGGGAGGGGCGCGAGACGCTGCCCGTGCCGGACGGGTCGTGCGACATCACGGCGCACGTCGCGCTCGACGCGTGCGCGGCGCCCGGCCTGCCCGGCGCGCGCCTGCTGACCCAGCGCGAGGCGCTGCGCGCCCTGGACGTCGTCTCCGGCCGCCCCCCGCTCACGCTCGCCTCGGCCAACCCGGCGGCGTACGTCCGCGCCCTCGCGAGCGCGGGCGAGGCCGCCGAGCTCACGGCACCGGGCGGCCTCGGGGACTTCGGCTGGCTGCTCCAGCCCGTCGGCGTCCCGGACGCGCTCGCGCTCCTGTAG
- a CDS encoding sensor histidine kinase, which yields MQRLYDFLRRHPTWVDGFWAVVLFGLSCPSVVNLYGARGHGALAVVLVVTAALGVVIALRRRLPEPMLLLATAAGLAQVTLDIKPTPADFALLVILCTVAAIGSRWASRFGLAAGMCAAALAQLRWPVEEASPLGHVAMGVFQAVPFALAWVLGDSMRTRRAYLAQLEERAARLEKEREAQSKVAVAAERARIARELHDVVAHNVSVMVVQADGAAYVLDTAPDQARAALETISTTGRQALAEMRRLLGVLRTGEHQETGEYVPQPGVGQIDELIEQCRTAGLPVDFKVEGTPRPLPSGVELTAYRIVQEALTNTRKHGGPHAGASVRLVYFDDGLGLLVEDDGKGAPHELYEDGGADGRGHGLIGMRERVGMVGGTLDAGPRPGGGFRISALLPLKPAH from the coding sequence GTGCAGCGCCTCTATGACTTCCTCCGCAGGCACCCGACGTGGGTGGACGGCTTCTGGGCCGTCGTCCTGTTCGGGCTCTCCTGCCCGAGTGTCGTGAACCTGTACGGGGCGCGGGGCCACGGGGCGCTCGCCGTGGTCCTGGTCGTGACCGCCGCGCTGGGCGTCGTCATCGCCCTGCGCCGCCGGCTGCCGGAGCCGATGCTGCTGCTCGCCACCGCGGCCGGGCTGGCCCAGGTGACCCTCGACATCAAGCCGACCCCCGCCGACTTCGCGCTGCTGGTGATCCTCTGCACGGTCGCCGCGATCGGCTCCCGCTGGGCCTCCCGGTTCGGCCTGGCCGCCGGGATGTGCGCGGCCGCCCTGGCGCAGCTGCGCTGGCCGGTCGAGGAGGCGAGCCCCCTCGGCCATGTGGCGATGGGCGTGTTCCAGGCGGTGCCGTTCGCCCTGGCCTGGGTGCTCGGCGACTCGATGCGCACCCGCCGCGCCTACCTCGCGCAGCTGGAGGAGCGCGCCGCGCGTCTGGAGAAGGAGCGTGAGGCGCAGTCCAAGGTCGCGGTCGCGGCCGAGCGCGCCCGGATCGCGCGCGAGCTGCACGACGTCGTCGCGCACAACGTGTCCGTGATGGTGGTGCAGGCCGACGGCGCCGCCTACGTCCTCGACACCGCGCCCGACCAGGCCAGGGCGGCCCTGGAGACGATCTCCACCACCGGCCGCCAGGCCCTCGCCGAGATGCGCCGCCTGCTGGGCGTGCTGCGCACCGGCGAGCACCAGGAGACCGGGGAGTACGTCCCCCAGCCCGGCGTAGGGCAGATCGACGAGCTCATCGAGCAGTGCCGCACCGCCGGGCTGCCCGTCGACTTCAAGGTCGAGGGCACCCCGCGCCCGCTGCCGAGCGGCGTCGAGCTCACCGCGTACCGCATCGTGCAGGAGGCGCTGACCAACACCCGCAAGCACGGCGGCCCTCACGCCGGGGCGAGCGTGCGGCTGGTCTACTTCGACGACGGGCTCGGGCTGCTCGTCGAGGACGACGGCAAGGGCGCCCCGCACGAGCTGTACGAGGACGGCGGCGCCGACGGCCGGGGCCACGGCCTGATCGGCATGCGCGAGCGGGTCGGCATGGTCGGCGGCACCCTCGACGCGGGCCCTCGCCCGGGCGGAGGATTCCGCATCAGCGCCCTGCTCCCGCTCAAACCGGCGCACTGA